The Desulfovibrio sp. JC022 nucleotide sequence GGCAGCAGGCTGAAGAGTGGCGCGGCAAGCTTAAGGAAGTTTATGTCAGTGCACTTGGCCCGAATCACGGCTCTGATCCCTATGGCAAGATTCTTTACAAATTGGATCAGCTGAAAAGTGGTGGCGACGGCGGAGGTGTTGATGTTCTCGGTCTGCTGGCCGTGCTCAGCAACAGTGCTCCGGTGGGTATTGAAATCGAAGGATTTTCTCTTGGCGCGGATTCCGGTAATATCCGGGGCAAAGTCAGCAGCTACGAAGAACTTGATGCTATGATGGAAAAGCTGGCCGCAAACAGCCAGTTTAATTTTGTTCTTGAACAGGCCACCAACATTGAAGGCGGCATCAGCATCAGCCTGCGCGCTGAATATAACCGCTAATCTCAGGTAATATAATGGATCTGGAAAGATTTTACATATGGCAGGATTGGCCTGCTGAAAAACAGAAACTTTTTTTTACTGCTCTGGTTGCGGGCTGGGCACTGATTGTCTTCATGATCTGGTCCGGGTTTAGCGATTCTCAGTCCAAGGCTGAGCGGATTACGCTTTCCAGTAAGCAGAAATATGCCAAGGTCGTTCCGTTGGTGGAGCAATTGAAAGCCGGTGAATCATCCCGTGGCGCACTGGTGAATCGCGAGCCCATGACCGCAGCACAACAGGTGATTCGTGATCTTGGCCTTGATACAAGATTGACTTCCCTTCGCCCGTTGCAAGGTGGATCTAATTCCGGTCAGGGGGTGCAGGTGTTGTTAGAATCCCTTAATCTGCCGGAACTGGTGGCTTTGTTGCGTGATTTTAAAGTGCGCGGAGCTTTGAAGGTTACAAATTTCAATATCAATCACAGGCTGGACTCCCCTGAGTTGGCTGATGTGCAGATCATTCTTTTCAGGTAGGTCGGCCGGATGAAATTCATTCCAAATATTTCCTTCAAATTTTCCTTCAAGAAGATAATTAAGACTTTTTTTCTTTTTCTGGCCGGGCTGATTCTCGGTGCTTTCCTGTTTATGCCGTGGGAAATTGCCTGGTCACAGGCTTTCAAACTGGCAGATTCCAAAATTTCCAAAGCCACCATTCAGTGGGGCGATTTTATAAGTGCCGGGCCATTCTCTTTCGAAGTAACCGATGTCTACGTGACTACCCAGAAAGGGCTGACGGTTACCGTTCCTCAACTGGGCGTATCCCTTGGCTTTTCACCGCTGCTTGAAGTGCGGGTCAAGACCGGGCCGACGCTGACAGCGCGGTTGTTTCAGACCAAGTCCCTGACTCTCGGTGGTGGTGTCGACTTGGCCAAGCTGATCCAAATGGACGGGCTGGGCGGCAAGGTGCGTGTTACTTCTGATGTGGGGTTTCCAAAGTGGGGTGCTCCTCCGCGTACTGGCAGTCTTGTGGTCCGTTCCGACGAGGTTGAAATACCCGGCGGACTGATTGCCGAGGACGTAAACGTGAATGCCGTACTGGCCGGGAAACAGTTTCAGCTCAATTCTTTCAGTTGTGGTCAGCCCATTCCGGTAACCGCCAAGGGCAGTGCCACCCTTGATTGGAAGAGGTTGCCGAATTCTTCTTATACTATCAGCGGAACCACTACTTTCGGAACCACTGAACGTCAGTTCTCCAAGTCCGGCAAGCTTAATAAGTATTTAAAATTTTAGTTCTGAATGCCTCCGGCGGCCCTGCCGGGGGCCTTAAACCCATTTGCAAAAGGGTTTAAGAATCCCAAAACCTTTTAGTGGGGATTCGACTTAATATGATTTCCAACAATATTCTTTCTTTTGCCAAGTCAGTGCTTTGCGAAGTGCTTGAGCCGGGCTGTGTTGCCGTTGATGCCACAGTTGGCAACGGCTACGACACAGTTTTTCTTTCAGAAAAAGCCGGTGTCGGTGGGCACGTGTTTGGATTTGATATTCAGGAAGATGCGGTCAAGCAGACCGAGCAGCGGCTTAATGAGGAGTGCCTGCCCGAAAACTGGACCGTTTTTCATTCCGGGCATGAGAATATGGCAGAGCTTATTCCTGCTGAGTTTCATGGGCGGGTCAACGCGGTCATGTTCAATCTCGGCTTCCTGCCGGGAAGTGATAAGACGGTCATAACCAAGTGTGAAACAACTCTCGAAGCAATAAAGGCTTCCCTTGAGATACTCGCCAAGGGCGGCATGCTCTGTATTGCCATCTATGCCGGGCATCCCGGCGGGGACGCGGAAGATGTCGCTGTGCGAGAATACTGCACCGGACTCGATTACCGTACCTACCGGGTCATCCAGAGTGAGATGATCAACAAGCCCGGACACCCCATACGGATGTTGTTTGTGACCAAGCTGTAGATTTTAGAACTAATATGAAAAATTTTGATTTAAGTGTTCAGGAGAAGTTGATGAGTTCGGGGCATAATATGATTCAAGTGATTAAAGATTTGTGGGATTACCCCAGATCTCTTACCGGTCATGGGGTTGTTTCAACGCTGGATTATATTAAAGGAATCAGTGATGATCTTGAAGTGCACACGTTTGAATCAGGAGAAGTTGTATTCGATTGGGAAATTCCGGATGAGTGGAATATATATGGTGCAACCTTAAAGCACGAATCCGGACTTGTAATCGCTGACTTTTCAGAAAATAATCTTCATGTTCTCGGCTATTCAACTCCATGCTCCTTAACTATATCCAAGG carries:
- the gspM gene encoding type II secretion system protein GspM; this translates as MDLERFYIWQDWPAEKQKLFFTALVAGWALIVFMIWSGFSDSQSKAERITLSSKQKYAKVVPLVEQLKAGESSRGALVNREPMTAAQQVIRDLGLDTRLTSLRPLQGGSNSGQGVQVLLESLNLPELVALLRDFKVRGALKVTNFNINHRLDSPELADVQIILFR
- a CDS encoding class I SAM-dependent methyltransferase codes for the protein MISNNILSFAKSVLCEVLEPGCVAVDATVGNGYDTVFLSEKAGVGGHVFGFDIQEDAVKQTEQRLNEECLPENWTVFHSGHENMAELIPAEFHGRVNAVMFNLGFLPGSDKTVITKCETTLEAIKASLEILAKGGMLCIAIYAGHPGGDAEDVAVREYCTGLDYRTYRVIQSEMINKPGHPIRMLFVTKL